A genome region from Anopheles stephensi strain Indian chromosome 2, UCI_ANSTEP_V1.0, whole genome shotgun sequence includes the following:
- the LOC118503853 gene encoding uncharacterized protein LOC118503853, translated as MSGVRSSGSPMLILDISGAGPTGGPATNSSAYPMKKPTHTTVASVKLEQERYGDDGDKQDHLNGTYQQHQQQQHQLHVRPLPELHPIHQGQHHREPETQPVHQNPDFGVLMGQPTVSVAPATSQPAYVYQSSTGEMNPSGRIPFPALQCYGVQGALDAQPQPPILESLPSILATYSSSCESAKKRRMLDADYDYEFDQSSLSPDGYQPEKRIRYDGNYGGWAYTPMTPAGQEYSHTANGANGPISYGGPELVMARGNGPLPVASMNGLDDESSSNGSCHINPCHCAPSPGKTMMCAADNNGAGYESSGVVYYYHPVHDQEQMPPNSHQLPPIDSTPTHSPIGADSSLSVCSSSPVKLDESSCSVGKYGQERVQPTTVAMLEPSSGQSGLSPTSTTGPGQQGNGAIEAPTQSKNAATFGAGRKARSARVRKRVLKESVSFQEVQNQRVIANVRERQRTQSLNEAFASLRKIIPTLPSDKLSKIQTLRLASRYIDFLYRVLSNNEMPAMREEHKNMAVSGGNLQFSGSGILAHEKLSYLFSVWRMEGDWSNGSSGGEGIGEVGETANAGGKE; from the exons ATGTCCGGTGTACGATCGTCAGGTTCGCCTATGCTCATACTGGATATTAGTGGGGCCGGTCCCACCGGCGGTCCTGCAACCAACTCGTCGGCGTACCCCATGAAGAAGCCCACACACACTACGGTGGCTTCGGTGAAGCTGGAACAGGAACGGTACGGTGACGATGGTGATAAGCAAGATCACCTGAATGGGACgtatcagcagcaccagcagcagcagcaccagcttcacGTTCGTCCCTTACCCGAGCTACACCCGATCCACCAGGGACAGCATCATCGGGAGCCCGAAACGCAACCGGTGCATCAGAATCCCGACTTTGGCGTACTGATGGGACAACCGACGGTGAGTGTAGCGCCGGCCACTTCCCAACCTGCGTACGTGTACCAGAGCAGTACAGGCGAGATGAACCCAAGCGGTCGCATTCCCTTCCCCGCACTACAATGCTACGGTGTCCAGGGGGCGTTGGATGCGCAACCACAGCCACCCATACTGGAGTCCCTTCCATCGATCCTGGCCACGTACTCCTCATCCTGCGAGAGTGCCAAGAAGCGCCGGATGCTGGATGCGGACTACGATTACGAGTTCGATCAAAGCTCGCTAAGCCCGGATGGATATCAGCCCGAGAAACGAATACGGTACGATGGGAACTACGGCGGTTGGGCTTACACTCCGATGACGCCAGCGGGCCAGGAGTACAGCCACACGGCTAATGGCGCCAACGGACCGATTTCGTACGGTGGTCCCGAACTGGTAATGGCACGCGGTAATGGCCCACTCCCGGTCGCATCCATGAACGGGCTGGATGATGAGTCATCCTCCAACGGTTCCTGCCACATAAATCCCTGCCACTGTGCACCATCTCCCGGGAAAACGATGATGTGTGCCGCGGACAACAATGGAGCGGGGTATGAATCGTCCGGCGTCGTCTATTACTATCACCCGGTCCACGATCAGGAGCAAATGCCACCGAACTCGCATCAACTGCCACCGATCGATTCAACACCAACGCACAGCCCCATCGGAGCGGACAGTTCCCTGTCGGTGTGTTCCAGCTCACCCGTAAAGCTGGACGAATCGAGCTGTTCCGTCGGCAAGTATGGGCAGGAGCGTGTGCAACCAACAACGGTTGCGATGCTGGAACCTTCCAGCGGGCAATCGGGATTATCTCCCACCAGCACTACCGGGCCGGGTCAGCAGGGAAACGGTGCGATTGAAGCGCCAACACAGAGCAAAAACGCCGCCACATTCGGAGCGGGACGCAAAGCACGGTCCGCGCGGGTTCGGAAACGGGTGCTGAAGGAGTCGGTTAGCTTCCAGGAGGTGCAAAACCAGCGGGTGATTGCAAACGTGCGCGAACGGCAACGGACGCAGAGCTTGAACGAGGCGTTTGCATCGCTGCGCAAAATCATTCCGACCCTGCCGAGTGACAAGCTGAGCAAGATACAGACGCTGCGACTAGCCTCAAG GTACATCGACTTCCTGTACCGGGTGCTGTCCAACAACGAGATGCCGGCGATGCGCGAAGAGCACAAAAACATGGCCGTTTCAGGTGGTAACCTACAGTTCAGCGGCAGCGGTATACTGGCGCACGAGAAGCTAAGCTATCTGTTCAGTGTTTGGCGCATGGAAGGTGACTGGAGCAACGGGTCGTCCGGTGGGGAGGGGATCGGTGAGGTGGGTGAAACCGCGAATGCCGGGGGCAAGGAATGA